The genomic stretch GGCGATCCTGGAACACACCGAGATTGACGTGCGCGGCTGGGCGCGCATAGACGAGGTGCCGTTCGACTTCGAGCGGCGCCGGGTCTCGGTGCTCGTGGAGCGGGGAGGGGAGAGGCTCCTGGTGGTCAAGGGGGCCCCAGAGGACATCCTGCGCCTCTCAACCTCTTACGAGGGGGACGGTCCGACGGATCTCCGAACGATGGACCGAGCGGGGATGGAGCGGATTCAGGCCCTGTTCGACTCCCTGGGTCGCGAAGGGTTCCGGGTCCTGGGAGTGGCCTGGCGAGCGGTCGGCGCCGACCACCCCCACGCGGTGGTGACCGACGAGACGGAGATGGTCTTCGCGGGCTTCGCGGCCTTCCTCGACCCGCCGAAGGCCAGCGCGGCCGAGGCGCTCCGCCGCCTGGCGGAGTGCGGGGTCACGGTCAAGATCGTCACGGGCGACAACGAGCTCGTCACCCAGCACGTCTGCGCGCAGCTCGGGCTAGCGGTCACCGGTGTGCTGCTGGTCACGGAGATCGCAGCGATGGACGACGACGCGCTGGCGGCCCGCGCCGGGGCGGCCAACCTGTTCTGCCGCGTGAACCCGGCGCAGAAGAACCGGGTCATCCGCGCGCTGCGCGCGCGCGGACACGTGGTGGGCTACCTGGGAGACGGCATCAACGACGCGCCCTCGATGCACACCGCGGACGTGGGCATCTCCGTGGAGGGCGCGGTGGACGTGGCCAAGGAGGCCGCGGAGCTGATTCTCATGGAGCAGGACCTGGGCGTTCTCCACGACGGGGTCATGGAGGGCCGGCGCACATTCACCAACGTCATGAAGTACATCATGATGGGCACCAGCTCCAACTTCGGGAACATGTTCAGCATGGCCGGGGCATCCCTGGTGCTGCCCTTCCTCCCGATGAGGCCGGCGCAAATTCTACTGAACAACCTGCTCTACGACCTCTCCGAGATGCCCATTCCCATGGACAGCGTGGACCCCGAGGACCTGGCCCACCCGCGCGCGTGGGACATGGGCTTCATCCGCAAGTTCATGATGGTGGTGGGGCCGGTGAGCTCGGTCTTCGACTTCCTCACGTTCTACGTTCTGCTGGCGGTGTTCAAGGCTCACGAGGCCCTCTTCCACACGGGGTGGTTCGTGGAGTCGCTCGCCACGCAGGTCCTGGTCATCTTCGTCATCCGCACGCGCGGAAATCCATTTCGCAGCCGCCCCCACCGATTGTTGGCAGGCGCTTCGCTGGGCGCCGTCGCGCTGGCGATCGCCCTGCCGTTTACGCCCATCGCCGGGAGATTGGGGTTCGTGCCGCTGCCGCCGGTCTTCTTCCTGGTCCTGGCAGGGTTGGTGCTCGCCTACCTGCTTGCCGTGGAAGTGGTAAAGCGGTGGTTCTACCGGCGCCTGGCCGCCCGGCCCGCGCCCCGCAGGGCCTGAACGCGCCGGCGCCGAACATTCCCCGAGGGGAACGATCTCGTTGACGGGCGAATCCGCTTCCACGCACATGGCGCAAGGGGAGGTCCACCTCGAGGCCGGCGAGTGGCCCGAGGCCGAGGCCGCCTTTTGCCGCGCCGTGGAGGCCGACCCATCATCGGCGGCCGCGCTCAGCAAGCTCGGCGTGGCGGTCGCGCACCAGCGCCGCCTGGAAGAGGCGGAGCAGGCATTCGCCCGCGCGGTTGCCGTGGACCCGCGATACGCGCCCGCCTGGAGCAACCTGGGCAACGCCTACAGAGAGACCGGGCGACTGGAGCAGGCGCTGGAAGCCTACCAGCGGGCGGTCGCGCTGGACCCCGACTACTGGATCGCCCACCAGAACCTTGGCGGGCTCTACAAGCAGATGGGCCGCACCGGTGAGGCGATCGCCTCTCTGCGGCGGGCTACGCGGCTGTCGGCAACCAGGGCGCTACGCGGCTCCCGGCCTGCCGGAGGCCGCCGGATCGGTTGCGGTGGCGCCTCGGCCGCGGCGACAATCCTCGTGGCCGCCGCGGCGCTTCTGCTCTAGTCCTCCGCGCCGCCCCGGAGCCGCAGCACGTGCAGGAGGTCGCTGCGGGTCACGATTCCCGCCAGCTCGCCGCGGCCGTCGAGCACCAACAGGCGGCCTATCCCCGCCTGCATCATGCGCGCGAGCGCATCGTAGGCGGAGTCATCCACGAGGACGGTCTTCAGCCGCTCGCGCGGCGTCATGACCTCGCGCACGGCGACCTCGGCCCGTCGGTCGCTGGGAACCGCGGCCACGTCCTGCAGCGTCACGATTCCGACAAGGTGATCGCCGTACACGACCGGGAACCCGCCGTGTTTGTGCGGGAGGAAATGGTCGGCAATAGCGTGCTCCACGGTGAGCGACGGCTCTACGGTGTGGAGGTCGCGCGTCATGATCTCGCCCACCCGCACGCCCCCCAGACCCTGGCGGAGCACCACCTGCTGGTAGGACGACTGCGCCCCGGCATCAAGGAACCATCCGATGAGCACCAACCACAGGCCCGTGATGAGGCTGCGTGAGAGCACGACCAGCCCGGCGACGATGAACAGCACGGCGACCACCTGCCCGGTGCGGGCCGCGATGCGGGTAGCCCTGGGCAGGTTGTTCGATCTGCGCCAAAGCAGGGCGCGCAGGACGCGCCCACCGTCGAGAGGGAACCCCGGGATCATATTGAAAACGCCCAGCATCAGGTTGACCACGACCAAGTACCGGACGATGGTACCCAGAGCCCGATCGCCGAGGACCGGCGAGACGGCGTAGAGCGCGGCGGCCAGCGCCAGGCTCGTCAGGGGGCCGGCGATCGCCACCAGGAACTCGGCCCGGGGCGAGGGCGGTTCTTCGGCAACCTGCGCCACGCCCCCGAAAAGGAAGAGCATGATGGCGTGCGTCCGCATGCCGAAGCGACGCGCGGTCAGCGCGTGGCCGAACTCGTGGGCCAGTACCGAGGCGAACAACAGCACCGCGGAGACGATGCCCATGGCCCAGTAGGTGTTTTCGTCGAAGCCCGGGGACTGCTGTGGGTAGTACGATCCGGCGAGGGACCATGCCACAAGCCAGACCGCGATGAACCAAGTGTAGTTTATGGTAACTGGGATTCCTAGCAGGGTCCCCAACCGCAGCGCGCCGCGCATCACGCACCTCCTGTGGACATGATACCGGGAATACCCTAACCTGAGGAGCGGTTATCGGATTTGGCGGTCAGGATCCCCAAGCCGCCCTAGACTCGTTAGGAGGACCACAGAATGGCCAAGCCCGTGGCAGTGACCGAGCAGACATTTGACACGGAAGTCCTGAAATCCGAGCTGCCCGTCCTGGTGGACTTCTGGGCGGAGTGGTGCGGCCCGTGCCGCATGGTTGCGCCCGTCGTGGAGGAACTGGCCGGCGAGTACGCAGGGCGGGTCAAGGTCGCCAAGGTGGACGTGGACAGCAACCAGAACTTGGCCATTCGCTACAAGGTCATGGGCATACCCACGCTCGCGGTTTTCAAGGGTGGAGAGATGATAGAGCGGATGGTGGGCTTCATGCCCAAGCCCGAGATGAAGCGGCGGCTCGATGGGGCCCTGGCGGCCGATCCCAAGAAGAGCAGCTAGGCCATCTGGCCGTGCAGCCAGCGATCGACGTCAATCGCGGCCCTGCAGCCAAACCCCGCGGCGGTGATCGCCTTCCGGTAGGTGGGGTCGTGCACGTCGCCTGCGGCGAATACCCCATCGACGCTCGTGTGTGACCGTTCTCGCAGCCTGATGTAGCCGGCCTCGTCGAGGTCGAGCTGCCCCCGGAAGAGGGCCGTGTTGGGCTCGTGGCCGATCGCTACAAACACGCCGGCGGCTTCAATCTCGGTTCGCTCGGACGTCTTCACGTTTCGGAGCCGCACGCCGGTTACAGCCTCGCCGCCCAGGATCTCTTCGACCACGCTGTTCCAGACGAATGTGATCTTGGGATTGTGCGCGGCGCGCTGCGCCATGACCTTGCTGGCCCGCAACTCGTCCCGGCGGTGTACCAAGAAGACCGACCGGGCCAGGTTGGCCAGGTAGAGGGATTCTTCCACGGCAGAGTCGCCTCCGCCGATCACGACCACGTCCCGGTTGCGGAAGAAGAAGCCGTCGCAGACGGCGCATACGGAGACCCCGCGGCCCATCAGTCGCGACTCCCCGGGCACCCCGAGTAACTTTGCCGAAGCGCCGGTGGCCACGATGACGGCCCGGGACTCGAACCGCCGGTCTGACCCCACCGTGATTCCGAACGGCCGCCGACCGAACTCCACCGCGGTCACGTCCTCTGAGACGAACTCGGCCCCTACCCGCTCGGCCTGCTTCCGCATCGACTTCATCAACGCGGGCCCCAGTATCCCTTTCGCGAACCCCGGGTAGTTCTCCACAATCGTGGCGGTCGTGAGCTGCCCGCCGGCCACGGATCCCTCGATGACCAGCGGCGCCAGGTTGGCGCGGGCGGCGTATATGGCCGCGGTGAGGCCGGCGGGTCCGCCGCCGAGGATTGTGATGTCGCGCATATCCTTAGCGTATCACGCCGGGACTGGGGCAGGCCATACGCCCCCAAAACCGCCTTCTGGGTATTGACATCCAGCAAAGAGTTAACAATACTATTGTTAGGGTTCTTGATATGAACGCTAACACCCAGGGCCGTGAGTACGGGCCGGGAGGTGGCAGGGTGCGGGAACGCAGGGATACCCGGCCGGTTTACGTGATAAGCGTGGCGGCCGAGATCACGGGGCTACACCCCCGCACACTGCGCATCTACGAGATGAAGGGCCTGCTCGCACCGGTCCGGCGCAACCGCATCCGGTTGTACTCGGACGACGACATCGAGCGGGTGCGCGTCATCCGGCGGTTGATCGAGGCCCA from bacterium encodes the following:
- the mgtA gene encoding magnesium-translocating P-type ATPase; the encoded protein is MPAPARETEDTFWLQPLATLAAELRADPSGLSGAEASARLIRHGPNVLRPHGQRVLLVEFLLRFRNPLVIVLLVASGISALTGDATSFFIISAIVLMSVTLDFVQEHRAGRAAERLKKSVAVRVTVLRDGAPTDIPAERVVPGDVVMLAAGDLVPADGRVLESRDLFVNQALMTGEPYPVEKHPGDLTGNVGMAGAENAVFMGTSVISGSGRVLICRTGGATALGEIADTLSRQAPPTAFEQGTRQFGLLIMRLTVLLVLFVLMVNTLFHRPLLEAFLFAVALAVGLTPELLPMVVSVTLSRGALRMAEKKVIVKRLAAVQDLGSMDVLCTDKTGTLTQARIHLERHLDGLGRESARVLELAYINSVFETGLRSPLDEAILEHTEIDVRGWARIDEVPFDFERRRVSVLVERGGERLLVVKGAPEDILRLSTSYEGDGPTDLRTMDRAGMERIQALFDSLGREGFRVLGVAWRAVGADHPHAVVTDETEMVFAGFAAFLDPPKASAAEALRRLAECGVTVKIVTGDNELVTQHVCAQLGLAVTGVLLVTEIAAMDDDALAARAGAANLFCRVNPAQKNRVIRALRARGHVVGYLGDGINDAPSMHTADVGISVEGAVDVAKEAAELILMEQDLGVLHDGVMEGRRTFTNVMKYIMMGTSSNFGNMFSMAGASLVLPFLPMRPAQILLNNLLYDLSEMPIPMDSVDPEDLAHPRAWDMGFIRKFMMVVGPVSSVFDFLTFYVLLAVFKAHEALFHTGWFVESLATQVLVIFVIRTRGNPFRSRPHRLLAGASLGAVALAIALPFTPIAGRLGFVPLPPVFFLVLAGLVLAYLLAVEVVKRWFYRRLAARPAPRRA
- a CDS encoding tetratricopeptide repeat protein, which gives rise to MTGESASTHMAQGEVHLEAGEWPEAEAAFCRAVEADPSSAAALSKLGVAVAHQRRLEEAEQAFARAVAVDPRYAPAWSNLGNAYRETGRLEQALEAYQRAVALDPDYWIAHQNLGGLYKQMGRTGEAIASLRRATRLSATRALRGSRPAGGRRIGCGGASAAATILVAAAALLL
- a CDS encoding site-2 protease family protein; translation: MRGALRLGTLLGIPVTINYTWFIAVWLVAWSLAGSYYPQQSPGFDENTYWAMGIVSAVLLFASVLAHEFGHALTARRFGMRTHAIMLFLFGGVAQVAEEPPSPRAEFLVAIAGPLTSLALAAALYAVSPVLGDRALGTIVRYLVVVNLMLGVFNMIPGFPLDGGRVLRALLWRRSNNLPRATRIAARTGQVVAVLFIVAGLVVLSRSLITGLWLVLIGWFLDAGAQSSYQQVVLRQGLGGVRVGEIMTRDLHTVEPSLTVEHAIADHFLPHKHGGFPVVYGDHLVGIVTLQDVAAVPSDRRAEVAVREVMTPRERLKTVLVDDSAYDALARMMQAGIGRLLVLDGRGELAGIVTRSDLLHVLRLRGGAED
- the trxA gene encoding thioredoxin yields the protein MAKPVAVTEQTFDTEVLKSELPVLVDFWAEWCGPCRMVAPVVEELAGEYAGRVKVAKVDVDSNQNLAIRYKVMGIPTLAVFKGGEMIERMVGFMPKPEMKRRLDGALAADPKKSS
- the trxB gene encoding thioredoxin-disulfide reductase — its product is MRDITILGGGPAGLTAAIYAARANLAPLVIEGSVAGGQLTTATIVENYPGFAKGILGPALMKSMRKQAERVGAEFVSEDVTAVEFGRRPFGITVGSDRRFESRAVIVATGASAKLLGVPGESRLMGRGVSVCAVCDGFFFRNRDVVVIGGGDSAVEESLYLANLARSVFLVHRRDELRASKVMAQRAAHNPKITFVWNSVVEEILGGEAVTGVRLRNVKTSERTEIEAAGVFVAIGHEPNTALFRGQLDLDEAGYIRLRERSHTSVDGVFAAGDVHDPTYRKAITAAGFGCRAAIDVDRWLHGQMA
- a CDS encoding MerR family transcriptional regulator, encoding MRERRDTRPVYVISVAAEITGLHPRTLRIYEMKGLLAPVRRNRIRLYSDDDIERVRVIRRLIEAHRLNLAGVRLILEVVERLEYGDDERVESTVQWLVERILDIPQGAF